A part of Geothrix oryzae genomic DNA contains:
- a CDS encoding menaquinone biosynthesis decarboxylase, whose protein sequence is MGRDFQTFLKQLEAAGDLSRVAAEVDPFLEMGAIADRVSKEPGGGRALIFDRPKGKAMPVAMNAFGSLKRMEMALGVDREPRGLDAIADRIEKLVQEAMPKPGTGFFEKLAKLPVLAEVGNWMPKTVRKGICQEIVLKGDQVKLSDLPVLTTWPEDGGPFITLGMSHTRNKQTGHRNMGLYRLQVYDDRTLGFHTQLHHDGARNRHGYGRDERMPVAVSFGGDPALTYAATAPLPPFLSEVMFAGFLRGEGIEMVSCVTNDLEVPADSELVIEGYVNPGELRREGPFGDHTGYYSLADDYPVLHVEAITMRKNPVFPATIVGRPPQEDAYLGLATERIFLPLLRMVLPEIRDMHLPAAGAFHNLVILSIKKEYPGHAQKVMNAIWGTGQIMFTKGIVVVDEDIDPHDLNEVLFRLTSNVDPKRDMLFTEGPLDVLDHSADRFAFGSKVGIDATRKNRPWDGFTREWPRDLVFPDEILDRLGKRWKEYGL, encoded by the coding sequence ATGGGCCGCGATTTCCAGACCTTCCTGAAGCAGCTCGAGGCCGCCGGCGACCTGAGCCGCGTGGCTGCCGAAGTCGATCCCTTCCTGGAGATGGGGGCCATCGCCGACCGGGTTTCCAAGGAGCCCGGGGGGGGCAGGGCCCTGATCTTCGACCGGCCCAAGGGCAAGGCCATGCCCGTGGCCATGAATGCCTTCGGCAGCCTGAAGCGCATGGAGATGGCCCTGGGCGTGGACCGGGAGCCCCGCGGCCTCGACGCCATCGCCGACCGCATCGAGAAGCTGGTGCAGGAAGCCATGCCCAAGCCCGGGACGGGCTTCTTCGAGAAGCTGGCCAAGCTGCCCGTGCTGGCCGAGGTCGGCAACTGGATGCCCAAGACCGTCCGCAAGGGGATCTGCCAGGAGATCGTGCTGAAGGGCGATCAGGTGAAGCTGTCGGACCTGCCCGTGCTCACCACCTGGCCCGAGGACGGCGGCCCCTTCATCACGCTCGGCATGAGCCACACCCGCAACAAGCAGACGGGCCACCGCAACATGGGCCTCTACCGCCTGCAGGTCTACGACGACCGCACCCTGGGCTTCCACACCCAGCTGCACCACGACGGCGCCCGCAACCGCCACGGCTACGGCAGGGACGAGCGCATGCCCGTGGCCGTGAGCTTCGGCGGCGACCCGGCCCTGACCTATGCCGCCACGGCGCCCCTGCCGCCCTTCCTCAGCGAGGTGATGTTCGCGGGCTTCCTGCGGGGCGAGGGCATCGAGATGGTGTCCTGCGTGACCAACGATCTGGAAGTGCCCGCCGATTCGGAGCTCGTCATCGAGGGTTATGTGAACCCTGGCGAGCTGCGCCGGGAGGGCCCCTTCGGCGACCACACGGGCTACTACTCCCTGGCCGACGACTATCCCGTGCTCCATGTCGAAGCCATCACCATGCGGAAGAACCCCGTGTTCCCCGCCACCATCGTGGGCCGCCCGCCCCAGGAGGACGCCTACCTGGGTCTGGCCACGGAGCGGATCTTCCTGCCGCTGCTCCGCATGGTGCTGCCCGAGATCCGGGACATGCACCTGCCCGCCGCCGGCGCCTTCCACAACCTGGTGATCCTCTCCATCAAGAAGGAATACCCCGGTCACGCCCAGAAGGTGATGAACGCCATATGGGGCACGGGCCAGATCATGTTCACCAAGGGCATCGTGGTGGTGGATGAGGACATCGATCCCCACGACCTGAACGAGGTGCTCTTCCGCCTCACCAGCAATGTGGATCCCAAGCGCGACATGCTCTTCACCGAGGGCCCGCTGGATGTCCTGGATCACTCCGCCGACCGCTTCGCCTTCGGCTCCAAGGTGGGCATCGACGCCACCCGCAAGAACCGCCCCTGGGACGGTTTCACCCGCGAATGGCCGCGGGACCTGGTGTTCCCCGACGAGATCCTGGACCGCCTCGGCAAGCGCTGGAAGGAATACGGGCTCTGA